The Skermanella pratensis genome has a window encoding:
- a CDS encoding class I SAM-dependent methyltransferase — protein sequence MRANTELAAAPLLPEVLLHLATHVTPLWEATEANLAACNLPPPYWAFAWPGGRAVARHVLDNPGLVAGRRVLDFASGSGMAAVAAAKAGAASVAAVEIDAFAIVAIGLNAEANGVPVDVLRDDIVGRPLPGIDVVLAGDVCYERPMAERVIAWLRGLARGGTLVILGDPGRAYLPKSGLEALARFAVPTSLDLEDREVRDTTVWRLLGED from the coding sequence ATCCGGGCGAACACCGAGCTTGCGGCGGCGCCGTTGCTGCCGGAGGTCCTGCTTCACCTGGCGACCCACGTGACGCCGCTGTGGGAGGCGACCGAGGCGAACCTCGCCGCCTGCAACCTGCCGCCGCCCTACTGGGCTTTCGCCTGGCCGGGCGGCCGGGCGGTGGCCCGCCATGTCCTGGACAATCCTGGCCTGGTGGCGGGGCGCCGGGTGCTCGACTTCGCGTCGGGCAGCGGCATGGCCGCCGTCGCCGCCGCCAAGGCCGGCGCCGCCAGCGTGGCGGCGGTGGAGATCGACGCTTTCGCGATCGTGGCCATCGGGCTCAACGCGGAGGCCAACGGCGTGCCGGTCGACGTGCTTCGGGACGACATCGTGGGCCGCCCGCTGCCCGGCATCGACGTGGTGCTGGCCGGCGACGTCTGCTACGAGCGGCCCATGGCCGAGCGGGTGATCGCCTGGCTGCGTGGGCTGGCCCGCGGCGGCACGCTGGTCATCCTGGGCGATCCCGGCCGCGCCTACCTGCCCAAGTCCGGCCTGGAAGCGCTGGCCCGCTTCGCCGTGCCGACCTCCCTCGACCTGGAGGACCGGGAAGTGCGCGACACGACGGTGTGGCGGCTGCTGGGAGAGGATTAG
- the ubiA gene encoding 4-hydroxybenzoate octaprenyltransferase: MTPAPAPIGAAEPRRDGFTDIRPDGWIDRHAPASVRPYLKLARLDRPIGTWLLLFPCWWSQALATQGWPDPWMMVLFGIGAVVMRGAGCTVNDILDRDIDGLVERTRTRPIPSGQVTVRQALAFVVVQMLIGLAVLVQFNPFTIALGAASLVLVFTYPLMKRITWWPQAFLGLTFNWGALVGWAAVTGGLDLPALLLYAAGIVWTLGYDTIYAHQDKEDDARIGVKSTALRLGDASKIWIYGFYTLTYGGLLAAGMAAGLGVWFHLFLTAALLQLAWQVATWRPDDPADCLSKFKSNRWFGWLVLGAVVAGRVL, translated from the coding sequence ATGACGCCAGCTCCAGCCCCGATCGGTGCAGCGGAACCGCGCCGCGACGGGTTCACCGACATCCGGCCCGACGGATGGATCGACCGCCATGCTCCGGCGTCCGTGCGGCCCTACCTGAAGCTGGCGCGGCTGGACCGTCCGATCGGGACCTGGCTGCTGCTGTTCCCCTGCTGGTGGAGCCAGGCGCTGGCGACCCAGGGCTGGCCCGATCCCTGGATGATGGTCCTGTTCGGGATCGGCGCCGTCGTGATGCGCGGCGCCGGCTGCACGGTCAACGACATCCTGGACCGCGACATCGACGGCTTGGTGGAGCGGACGCGGACCCGCCCGATCCCGAGCGGGCAGGTGACGGTGCGCCAGGCGCTGGCGTTCGTGGTGGTCCAGATGCTGATCGGCCTGGCGGTGCTGGTGCAGTTCAACCCCTTCACGATAGCGCTCGGGGCGGCGTCGCTGGTGCTGGTCTTCACCTATCCGCTGATGAAGCGGATCACCTGGTGGCCGCAGGCTTTCCTGGGCCTGACCTTCAATTGGGGAGCGCTGGTCGGCTGGGCGGCGGTGACCGGAGGGCTGGACCTGCCGGCGCTGCTCCTCTACGCCGCCGGCATCGTCTGGACGCTGGGCTACGACACGATCTACGCCCACCAGGACAAGGAGGACGACGCCCGCATCGGCGTCAAGTCCACGGCGCTGCGCCTGGGGGACGCCTCCAAGATCTGGATCTACGGGTTCTACACGCTGACCTATGGCGGGCTGCTCGCGGCCGGGATGGCCGCCGGGCTGGGCGTCTGGTTCCACCTGTTCCTGACCGCGGCGCTGCTCCAGCTCGCCTGGCAGGTCGCGACCTGGCGGCCGGACGATCCGGCGGACTGCCTGTCCAAGTTCAAGTCGAACCGCTGGTTCGGCTGGCTGGTGCTGGGCGCCGTCGTCGCAGGCCGGGTGCTGTGA
- a CDS encoding gamma-glutamylcyclotransferase family protein, with amino-acid sequence MASSLIDPAVLALASGYPYAFPACSYLFRDGEQRPLPAGLPAILADRVPMIACGSNRSPEQLARKFKDWPHPVAIPVLCGRLAGFDVVYSAHFTRYGALPATLHPAPGRASETVVEIAVQWLTRAELDRMDATEGIGVNYDRHRLDGIALEIEGLGRIASAEAYLSRRGALAIDGHPVALAAIPCAGRTWPALDQPGVLESVRARLAPERDLAGFIHAIVTDPDHRAEQTSVLARDALRRA; translated from the coding sequence ATGGCTTCCTCCCTCATCGACCCCGCGGTCCTGGCCCTGGCCTCCGGCTATCCCTACGCGTTCCCGGCCTGCTCCTACCTGTTCCGGGACGGGGAACAGCGCCCGCTTCCGGCTGGCCTGCCGGCGATTCTGGCGGACCGCGTGCCGATGATCGCCTGCGGCTCCAACCGGTCGCCGGAGCAGCTCGCGCGGAAGTTCAAGGACTGGCCTCACCCGGTCGCGATCCCCGTGCTGTGCGGCAGGCTGGCCGGGTTCGACGTGGTCTATTCGGCCCATTTCACCCGCTACGGCGCCTTGCCGGCCACCCTGCACCCGGCGCCTGGACGTGCCTCGGAAACGGTGGTGGAGATCGCCGTGCAGTGGCTGACCCGGGCCGAGCTGGACCGCATGGACGCGACCGAGGGCATCGGCGTCAATTACGACCGGCACCGCCTGGACGGGATCGCGCTGGAGATCGAGGGCCTGGGCCGGATCGCCTCCGCCGAGGCTTATCTGAGCCGCCGCGGCGCCCTGGCGATCGACGGCCATCCGGTCGCCCTCGCGGCGATCCCCTGCGCCGGCCGGACCTGGCCCGCCCTGGACCAGCCCGGCGTGCTGGAAAGCGTCCGCGCCAGGCTCGCCCCGGAGCGCGATCTCGCCGGCTTCATCCACGCCATCGTCACGGACCCGGACCATCGCGCGGAGCAGACCTCCGTCCTGGCGCGGGACGCCCTCAGGCGAGCCTAA